The Bombus vancouverensis nearcticus chromosome 9, iyBomVanc1_principal, whole genome shotgun sequence genome includes a window with the following:
- the LOC117163674 gene encoding uncharacterized protein LOC117163674 yields the protein MIIIRFFPRQTSERLNLIEMTTRIVSLFVLCAVMCQTCLAKPAKVLQNPESLSPVQQEEAISTVSDNKREQRSPQFGFLNGDYSDSDLDFEEGERSFKHHYKHHRKPAGCRDYPCGQYPGYVPPVYPSYPTQGGASGSFATASAGSINANGPTGGQSHSNAQSASFNFGPYSASFSVAESSSGQKF from the exons ATGATTATCATTCGGTTCTTTCCACGTCAAACGTCTGAACGGTTGAACCTCATCGAAATGACCACACGCATCGTCTCGCTGTTCGTGCTGTGCGCGGTAATGTGCCAGACGTGTCTCGCAAAGCCAGCAAAAGTGCTCCAGAATCCAGAATCTTTGAGCCCTGTGCAACAGGAAGAGGCGATATCCACGGTTTCTG ATAACAAGAGGGAACAACGATCGCCGCAGTTCGGATTTTTGAACGGAGATTACTCAGACTCTGACTTGGATTTCGAAGAAGGAGAACGTAGCTTTAAACATCACTACAAGCATCATCGCAAACCAGCAGGCTGTAGAGATTATCCTTGTGGACAATATCCAGG ATACGTACCACCTGTTTATCCATCATATCCAACACAGGGTGGTGCATCAGGGTCTTTCGCCACAGCTTCCGCAGGATCCATCAACGCAAATGGACCCACCGGGGGACAAAGTCATTCGAACGCACAAAGCGCCAGCTTCAACTTCGGACCGTATTCCGCATCTTTCAGCGTCGCTGAATCTTCTTCTGGCCAAAAGTTTTAA